The Rhododendron vialii isolate Sample 1 chromosome 3a, ASM3025357v1 nucleotide sequence ATGCTATAGTGACATTGTGACAATACAGATAAAAGGCAGTGCTACAGCCTACAAGACACGCTCTCTTGAATTCATAACAATTAGCATAAAACTTAATTTATAATTAACATCAAATCTtgaattaataatttttttttgacaatttaaaacattttgacACATACGttcatttgttatttttaaattcatacCATTTGTATATTATCAATCCATATGTTGATGTTATTAGTTTTTAAACAAACCTTATGAATGTTTATAAAAATGATATGAATCTCTATACAAAATATTACTGTATTGGTCAAAGGAGGTGGAACAACACAAgccaagcaaaaaaacaaaaaaacaaaaaggccaAGTCATCTTGACTTGGGACTTAGGTATTTACTTAATTCTAAGGTCTCAGATTCGATTCTCCTTACCAATAACTTTTGGAGCCATCTCACTCTAACGTATAAGCGTCTGAAACGGCTATGGAAGGGACAATAGGGATTAGTCCGAAGTGCGCGCAAGCTGACCCCgaacaccctgcattaccaaaacaaaaaaaaacaaaaaagggaatgaGTGAATAACGTACCTGCACCACCGATGGTGTTAGCCTGGATGACAAAAGCCTCCTTCGTTTCCAGGCCAGACTCGTGTTCGAGTGTTGTCGTGGCAATGGAACAAGAGATTTGTTCCCTTGCCATCTTATATTTAGGTGGTGTTGTGGTGACGGTCTATCCTCACGGACAATAACTATGGCTCGAATCGAATAGTTCATAGCAGATAAATCCCTACGATCACGTCTAAAGGAAGTTGCTACGCTAGTAGCTCTTTCCTatccttttgattatcaaaaaaataaaataacgtACATTCACCGTATCTCCATCAACGGTCGTCGGCCACCACACGGTTTACGCATGCAATCAAGCCTATCGCAGTAAAAAAGCacgagttagagagagaaaacctcGACATTGTTAGTTGTCTTTAAataattgtagagagagaaagtcaaaGGGGGTGAGGCAACCTTATCCCCTTCATCTTACACTTTACCTACGCGCACGCCGACTCATGCATCATCCACAATGTAAAGTTGGCATCTTTGAGAaagtcccctctctctctctctctctctctctctctctcaaagcaGCATAATATTTCCGTAGCCTATTTCCGTGTTTTGAACTTTCCCATTTTgaatctctctcccctcttccATATAAATATGCCAACATTTCCCTAATCCTAACATCTTCAAGCCAATTCACAACTCCCCCACAACCTTCTACTCCAATATTCAACACTCTATCTGTTCTCTTCTTCTCCGTTTAAAGATTCATTTACATCTAAGAGAAAGTCCTTCTGCGTTTTTGGCCTATTTTGAGAAATCTCTCAATTGggtatttttctctttcttgaatCCTACTTTGGTTTTTGGAACTTCATCTTCTTGATTGTTTCGAATGGGTGAAATTGAAGTCCCTCCATTTTTCCTCTGCCCCATCTCTCTAGAGATGATGAAAGACCCCGTGACAATCCCCACCGGTATCACGTACGACCGGGAAAGCATCGAGAAATGGTTATTCACCAACAAGAACAAGAATTGTCCCGTAACAAAACAAGTCCTCTCCAATCCAGATCTAACCCCGAACCACACCCTCCGCCGTGTGATCCAATCTTGGTGCACCCTCAACGCATCCAACGGCATTGAACGCGTCCCAACCCCGAAGCCACCAGTCAACAAGTCCCAAATTATCAAGCTTCTCAAGGACGCGAAGTCGCCAGAAATGCAAATTAAATGCTTGAAGAGGCTCAGATCCATCGCTTCCACCAGTGAAACGAACAAAAGGTGCATAGAGTCCTCCGGTGGGGTTGACTTCTTAGCTTCCCTTGTCAAGAACAACACAACCAGTACTTCACTAGAAGCATGTGATCATGATGGGTTTGAGTTCACAAAACCTACTGATGAAGCCCTAAGCatactcttctctctccaacTATCCGAATCCGCCCTCAAATCCCTCAACGCGAAAAACGGCGAATTCATCGATTCGTTACTCAACATATTGCAAGTCGGAAGCTACGAGTCTCGTGCTTACGCCATGTTACTATTGAACTCGATTCTAGAAGTGGAGGAACCTGCGCAACTCGTAGCCTTGAAGCCCGAATTCTTCGTCGGGTTGGTCCAAATCTTGCACGATCAAATCTCTCCCAAGGCGTCCAAGGCGGCACTGCAGCTGCTAATCAACGTGGGGCCGTGGGGGCGAAACAAGCTGAAAGCAGCGGAAGCGGGCGCGGTGAAAGTACTGGTCGATCTTCTGCTTGATTCTTCCGAGAAGAGGGCTTGCGAGATGATCTTAACGGCGTTGGATCAGCTGTGCCAGTGCGCGGATGGCAGGGCCGAGCTGTTGAAGCACGGGGCCGGGTTAGCGGTGGTGTCGAAAAAGATACTCAGGGTTTCGAAGGTGGGGAGCGAACGGGCCGTGAGGATATTGCTTTCGATATCGAAGTATTCGGCGAGTCCTACGGTTGTTCAGGAAATGCTGCAGCTGGGTGTGGTGTCGAAGCTgtgtttggtgcttcaagtggACATTGGAAGCAAGGCCAAAGAGAAAGCAAGTGAGATACTGAAGTTGCATGCTAGGGCTTGGAAGAATTGTTCTTGTATTCCAATGGGTCTGCTTTCTTCCTATCCATCGTGATATTGAGATAGACAAAGATTTTctctcctttgttttttttttttttttctgggtaaGACAGACACATACAGATATTTATTTGGGTACATATAAAATGTTTGAGCAATACCCATAATTAGAAAGTAGGAGTGATTAATGATATATGGACAAAGATTAGATTCTAtctctaatttctctctctctctctctctctgacacacattctctctctctctctctctctgacacaCATACACGCACAAACAAACAGTACGTACGAGCAGATCTCCATTTCCGGCAACAAGTATGTGCTTGAGCAAAAATGGGAGGGAATGATTGTTGGTTGGTTTTGGATGATGTACCAGAAATGGCCCGGCCATTTTATGGCTTCTGAAATGGCCACCCATTGGGGTAtgatttttttgccaattttgcCATTTTCGACGAATTGCTTGAGCCATTTGTGTGCAATTGGACTTGCTCTGATAAAGTAAAGCTCCACAAACAAGTGTTTCTATGCAGCATGCACGGTTCAGCACTTAGCAAGCTAGACATAAAATACTCCTATAAAATGACACATAAATGACCTAGTAAGTGCAGGCATAAAATACTCTTATAAAATGACACATAAATAACCTACACCAGGTCATGGAGTACTTTAAAAGCCGAAGGATCCATACAGAAATAATTAAGGCGGAGTTGCCCAAAATAGCTCAAGGCTAAAACAAACCGGAGGCGGGAGAGCTGCGCGCTGTCCCTTTAAGGGGCAGCAGCCTGCTCTCCCGGACGATTGGGGCTTGCTCCGGTTTTGCTTCGATGATTGGTaatgttcacttcgtagagctcattGAGTAtattaagtgtaccaaaaattagtttgatcggatatcattaagtgtttgatcggaacacatataacttgctaATAATGGGTTCCAGTGAATTTGATCTAGTGTTTCAGAtctattcttttcaagataaaaatgttCCGATAAGGCACTTAGTGATAttcgatcaagctaatttttggtacacttgttctACTCGATAAACTTTACGAAGTGAATATTTTCGATCATCGAAGCGAGACCAGAGCGAGCCCCACTCGGCAGAGACAGCAGGCAGCTGCCCCTTAAAGGGACAACAGCTCCCGGCATCCAAACAAACCCACTATGTTTATCTAAAAAGAGTATTTTAATTCTTTTAACACctttagagcatgtacacatGACTAGGTAAACATgcattttaggtattttggCTATGAAAATGTGTAAAAGTGACTTGCACCAATCTCTATAAACGGTTCGGGAAAATCCCTCATACTACTGTACCTCGCTTGTTTTACCAAAGCACTATTCACCAGCAATAGATTAAAgtattaatttctctctctctctctctctctctctctctctctctctgtgtgtgcaAGTGAGAGTCTTCGGCAACGAGCTACTGTTGATCTGGTTTCAAAGCAGTCAACAACGATGTGGGTTTCAACCTTCTCACCGACGACATCGGCTCGTGGAGGAGGCGAAGCGGCACCCCGATCATACTGGCAATCATCTTCATTGGTTATCTCTCTTTTGTTTGCAGGtctgatacatatatacatatatatttggaggtaggagagaggaggaggacgCCCATGgcagaaaggaggaggagaCGGAGTCGATGGTGGACCAGACGTCttcgatcttcttcttttccgatttgaaaaatcaaaaaaataattttttaatagatGATCGGTAAATTGGATAGTATTGGTGTAGTATTGACAATAATGGATAGCAAAATGTGCACTGTTCAACTTTCTGTTGGAGGGCAGTATTTTTAGTTGTTCtgctgtttttttccttctttcttctggTTTGATCAAGTAAGTGTATAATCTTACTATGGTCGAACCGCTCGATGTATCTCTTTGAATTgttataaaagtttcgtttgccgaacaaaacaaaaaagaagtgcaCTGTTCACTAGCAACTTTTGCAAAAATTTACCTAgtgttggtgtacatgctcttaatATCATAATATTTTTAGCACTCTTGCTTTTAGCATTTTTAACACTTTTGAGAAACTACCCCTAATCCTGAAAACGAGatgtcaaaaattttcaaatatagtCACAAGGGGTTAGCCTTGTTGTCTTGGACCGGAACTCACAGGTTAATTTGCTTCCACCTAAAGTTAggtttaatttttctaatcAGCAACTCTTATCGCTATCACAATTCTATGTGCATGCGTAAGCATGAAAAAAGACTGTGGAATGGATCATATAGATTAGTTTAAAATTCGTGCAAGTTGGTCCAAGACACCTTATATAACCACCAAAACAAATTCAATTATTATGTTCTGTTTTGAAAGCATTATGAGATGATTGTGCACTAGTTGGAATTTGATCTAATCTACAAGCTCAACTCACCACCAATGATTGCTCCCCCAAATgggaagaaaacaacaaaaagttgCTCATAATCATGTTGTACTTGGTCAACCATTCGTCAATGTACCATGTGGATCTCATGCTATAATTTGGTATTTACATATTAAAGGTCTTAAACAATCAATATATAGATTGGACTTTAACCCACCAGTAATTCTGTTAATCTAATACTATAtgaggagtgctagggacaaaaaaaataagcaaagaattgacccttaaaatgtacatgaacggctcagatgtaCTGCAcactgaatctgagccgttcatgtagatccaaaaaaagaaaagcacacTGGGGAGTAGTATTAGTCTAAGATGCATGCATTTTAAAAATATGGCAAAGTTGTTGGATTTATTCAAACGACGTCTTATTGACCCGAATACATAAAGTTTCAGAAAAAATATACATGCACGGGAATAAGGGTAATACCAAAATGATTTTTATTAATGTTAGATTTTTTAGTGCCTAAAAGACTTATACCATGGACAGGGTATAAGGCTCTTATGCACTAAAAttttaacattaacaaaaataattttggtattatCAGTTTTCCTTGAAGAATTAGGATTTCAAAACTTATCTGTTCTCTCatgtccccccccccccccccccccggggaTACCGATTGATGATTTGTACATGTaagagtaatttttattttgaacggcaaaagaaagttttattaatctttgaagattAATTATGTTGCACAATTAACTAACCTATCATCATGCCATACATATTAAGATCATTTGTGCCGTTCATGCCTTAATATtcaagcagaagtaaaagcctaCGAAAATACTAGAAATTAATGTCTTCATCTGCTGCCGAAAAATAGAAAGTAAACATATACCGGCGGCTGAGGGTTGACTTGTAATTTTCACTTTAAAACTTTGGACGTcccatacttattttttttattggtcaTAACATTCGATATACAAGCATATATCTACTGTATTGAACTTTTCATATGGTCAAAATGATCACATCTACTCGTGGCAAGTAGAAGCTCCTTCaataaaagttctttttttcggTAAGTTTCCTTTAATAAAAGTTGAGTACGTACTTGAGGAAGAGTACCCCTACGGCCCTACTCATATTTGACGAGGCTCTTCATTCTCTCTGTGAGCTTGTGCGCAACTCGACAAATTTTGAGATTTCGAAGTTAACCAATTACCAGACAAAACCTCTAGTGGCTCTAAGATTTGAAGTGTCTAGCTTCCGTGAGATCTAATCATATAATATATCTTGTAAAGAACAAACATTTATTACTTTCTCATGACGTACTACTTGATCACCAAGCCACTCAAGCATTAGCGAACACTCATAAATTGTCATAAGTGTGTTACGAAAGTTCAAAATTGCCAAACAGATTGGTCTGACTGTTTTTGCTTGAAATACTAGTAGTTGTCACTCCAGTGGCTGTTGGTGGTGTCGGCGTCAACCTTCCAGGGAATACATAAATGCatgtactactactacttctaCTATTCTTTATGCATAATAA carries:
- the LOC131319190 gene encoding E3 ubiquitin-protein ligase PUB23-like, producing the protein MGEIEVPPFFLCPISLEMMKDPVTIPTGITYDRESIEKWLFTNKNKNCPVTKQVLSNPDLTPNHTLRRVIQSWCTLNASNGIERVPTPKPPVNKSQIIKLLKDAKSPEMQIKCLKRLRSIASTSETNKRCIESSGGVDFLASLVKNNTTSTSLEACDHDGFEFTKPTDEALSILFSLQLSESALKSLNAKNGEFIDSLLNILQVGSYESRAYAMLLLNSILEVEEPAQLVALKPEFFVGLVQILHDQISPKASKAALQLLINVGPWGRNKLKAAEAGAVKVLVDLLLDSSEKRACEMILTALDQLCQCADGRAELLKHGAGLAVVSKKILRVSKVGSERAVRILLSISKYSASPTVVQEMLQLGVVSKLCLVLQVDIGSKAKEKASEILKLHARAWKNCSCIPMGLLSSYPS